One Miscanthus floridulus cultivar M001 chromosome 11, ASM1932011v1, whole genome shotgun sequence DNA window includes the following coding sequences:
- the LOC136491470 gene encoding protein NOI4-like, with translation MATPDKGHGHPLPKFGEWDVKNPAASEGFTVIFQKARDGKKTTGPGNVRAGIPPAFRNGDGGYRPDFKYGDSNQYTPPKRIKKKWAFCGC, from the exons ATGGCGACTCCG GACAAGGGGCACGGGCATCCGCTGCCCAAGTTTGGGGAGTGGGACGTGAAGAATCCGGCCGCGTCCGAGGGCTTCACCGTCATATTCCAGAAAGCCCGCGACGGCAAGAAGACCACCGGCCCCGGGAACGTGCGCGCAGGCATACCGCCGGCCTTCAGGAACGGCGACGGCGGGTACAGGCCCGACTTCAAATACGGCGACAGCAACCAGTACACGCCGCCCAAACGCATCAAG AAGAAGTGGGCCTTCTGTGGCTGCTGA